TGGGGGGAGGATCGATGCCGCGCATGGCCGACGGTACCCGCCTTGAGGACTACGCCTACGACCTGCCCCCGGAACGGATCGCGCAGCAGGGGGCCGAGCCGCGGGACAGCGCCCGCATGATGGTGCTCCACCGAGAGACGGGGCGCCTCGAGCACCGCATCTTCCGCGAGATCCCGGCGTACCTAAGGCCGGGGGATGTGCTGGTCCTGAACCAAACCAAGGTGATTCCCGCGCGGACCGTGGCCCGCAAACCGACGGGTGCGGTGCTCGAGGTGCTCTTGTTGCGCGAGGAGGTTGCGGGGCGTTGGCGGGCCCTGGTGCGTCCCGGTCGGCGGGCTAGGGTGGGGGCTGAGCTCCACTTCGACGAGGGCTTGCGCGCGGTGGTGGAGGGCATCGGGGAGGGTGGGGAGCGCATCCTGCGGTTTGCCGGGGATGTGTGGGCCCACCTCGAGCGGATCGGCCGGACCCCCCTCCCGCCCTACATCCACGCCGAGGTGCGCCCCGAGCGGTACCAGACCGTGTTCGCGCGCGTGCCGGGCTCGGTCGCCGCGCCCACGGCGGGGCTGCACTTCACGCCGGAACTCTTGGCGCGCCTGGAGGGGATGGGCGTGGAGGTGCGCTACCTCACGCTCCACGTGGGGCCCGGGACCTTCAAGCCCGTGAAGGACTCGATCGAACGGCACGTGATGCACGAGGAGGCCTACCACGTGCCGGAGGAAACCGCCCGGGCCGTGAACCGCGCGAAGGCCGAGGGTCGCCGCGTGGTTGCGGTGGGCACCACCGTGGTGCGGGCGCTCGAGTCGGCCTGGCGCGCAGGGGAGGGCGTGCGCGCGGGGGAGGGGGCGACCCGGCTCTTCATCCGCCCCCCCTACACGTTTCACGCGGTGGACGCGCTCGTCACGAACTTCCACCTGCCTCGCTCCACCCTGTTGATGCTCGTGGCGGCCTTCGCGGGGTACGAGACCACGATGCGGGCCTACCGAACCGCGGTGGCGGAAGGCTACCGCTTTTATAGCCTGGGCGACGCGATGCTGATCCTCTAGGGTCGCTTGTACAACCGACGCTCCGCCTCGATCGCCTTCTGCACCTCCTGGATTTCCTTGAGGAGGACGATGGGGTCCTCGGGGTTTTGCTTGAGTTCGGCCTTGAGGCGCTCGAGTCGGGCCGTTAGGTAGGCCTCGCGCAGGCGGGCCATGCTCTTATCTAGGCTCGCTGCGAGGTCGGGGATCGTGCCGCCGGCGAGCATGAGGCGCTCGAAAAGACGTGCGCCCTCCCCGCGTTTTTCAAAGTGGTGCAGGATGCGCTCGGGGCTAAAGTATTCCTTCCTAGCGACCTCGATAAATTCCGCGAGGAACGAGTCTGGGGGGGGCCAGGTGTGGTCCTCCACGTACTGCACCCATGTGCGCAGCTCCTCCTGCGGGGCGGAGAGGAGGAGCGCGATGATGTCGAGCTCTAGCAAGAGCGTCTTGTCGCGCGGTTCACGGGTGGTGGGCGTCATCCCGCGCACCTGCTCCGTAGTGAGCGTCTCGGTACGGCGGCGCTTTTTTTGCGTGAGGATCACGTCCTCGAGCGCGCGGGGATCGATCGCCAGCCGGTCGATGATGAGCGCCTTGAGCGCCTCGGCGACCGGATCGAACGGTTCCGCTTGCACCAGTCGCGGGAGGAGGGCTTGTAGGACGCGGCGCTTGGCCTCGGGGCGCGTGAGGTCGAGCCCTGCGCTCGCGGCTTCAAAGCGGAACTCGACCTCGGAGAGCGCGCGCTCCAGGGCTTCCTG
This region of Marinithermus hydrothermalis DSM 14884 genomic DNA includes:
- the queA gene encoding tRNA preQ1(34) S-adenosylmethionine ribosyltransferase-isomerase QueA; the protein is MPRMADGTRLEDYAYDLPPERIAQQGAEPRDSARMMVLHRETGRLEHRIFREIPAYLRPGDVLVLNQTKVIPARTVARKPTGAVLEVLLLREEVAGRWRALVRPGRRARVGAELHFDEGLRAVVEGIGEGGERILRFAGDVWAHLERIGRTPLPPYIHAEVRPERYQTVFARVPGSVAAPTAGLHFTPELLARLEGMGVEVRYLTLHVGPGTFKPVKDSIERHVMHEEAYHVPEETARAVNRAKAEGRRVVAVGTTVVRALESAWRAGEGVRAGEGATRLFIRPPYTFHAVDALVTNFHLPRSTLLMLVAAFAGYETTMRAYRTAVAEGYRFYSLGDAMLIL